The Episyrphus balteatus chromosome 3, idEpiBalt1.1, whole genome shotgun sequence genome segment TGTCAACAGTGTTCATCCCGACTGGAAAATGGTtagtaaatttttaaacttgaaatacatttttatttactttcgtCATTTTAGTTGGATCAATTCTTAACCGATGACTTACACGGTGTGATGAAATTAGATGCAACACTAGCATCTCATCCAATTGTCCAAACAGTTGAAAGTCCCAATCAAATTACTGAACTTTTCGACTCCATTACTTACTCGAAGGGTGCCTCAATTATTCGTATGCTCGAAGGATTCGTTGGAGAGGATGTTTTCAAAGAGGCCGTTCACAATTATTTGGATCGCTACCAATTTAGTAATGCAGAGACTGATGACTTCTTTAGTGAATTCGAGTCTTTCAGTTTAGATTTCGATGTCAAGTAAATTTGAATTTCTACATTCTTGAACAATTGCTTATGATATTTTTGCAGGCTTATAATGAAAACATGGACTGTTCAAACGGGTTATCCAGTTGTTGATGTTGTCAAAGTTAATCAAACCCAATATAAACTCACCCAAAAACGATTCTTCTCAAATCCAGAAGACTACAATCAAACTCATTCCGATTCTGAGTTTAAGTAAGTTTTATCAAGATTCATTTGACTATAACTTTAACTGTGTGTCTCTCTCTTCAGCTATCGATGGACTATACCAATTACATACACGACCAGCGCTAATCCAGTTGTTCAAAAAACATGGTTCAACTATGATGACTCAGAGGGTAAAAGAATTTACACAATTATgccttcaaaattaatttaaatttaatttaattgtagTAATTATCAATCTTCCTTCCGCAACTGATTGGATTAAGATAAACAAAGATCAAGTTGGCTATTATCGTGTCAATTACCCACAAGAAATCTGGGAACAAATCAACAAAGCCTTATTCAATACTCCCGCCGCATTTTCGATTTCCGATCGTGCTCATTTACTCAATGATGCTTTCACATTGGCAGACAGCACTCAATTGTCCTACAAAACTGCCCTCGATTTGACGAAGTTCCTTCAAAACGAATTGGAATATGTTCCCTGGAATGTGGCTACATCGAAACTCTTGTCAATGAAGAACCTCCTCTACTACACTGATGTGTTCAATGACTTTAGGAAATATGCCAGAAGATTGTTGATTCAGGTTTACGAGAATGTTGGATGGGAAGTTGATGAAAATAATCATttgaaaaagtaggtatttctCCTGAACTAGAAGGATGaagttttgataattttgtttaaagctTACTCCGTGTTACTATCTTGGATGCCGCTTGCTCTTTTGGTCATGTAAACTGTCTCCAAGAAGTGGGCGCTAGATTTACATCTTGGTTAAGCGATCCAAGCAATAGGCCAAAACCAGATCTTCGTAATGCTATCTACTTCCATGGAATGGCACAAGCAGGTACAGAAGAGACCTGGGATCAGATGTGGGATTTGTTCAAATATGAAACAGATGCCAGTGAGAAGGCTAAACTTATGCAAGGATTGTCAGCAATTAAAGAACCATGGATTTTACAAAGGTGAGGCAGTCTAATCGAAAGAAAGTCATTTTATTAAtcactttttctttttccagATTTATTGAATTAGCTTGGGATGAAAGTAACGTCCGTGGCCAAGATTACTTCACTTGTTTGCAAAACATAGCTCGCAATCCAGTTGGACAAAGTCTCGTTTGGGATTATGTTCGTGAGAATTGGGAGAAATTGGTAGAACGCTTTGGAATCAATGAACGTTATTTGGGACGATTGATTCCAGCAATAACAGGTCGTTTCACAACaaatcaaaaactagaagaaatggaaattttctttGCTAAATATCCAGAAGCAGGAGCTGGCACAGCTGCACGCAAAGAAGCtctggaaaatgtaaaatacaatataaactgGTTGAAAGCGAACAAGAACCAAATTGCCGAATGGTTGGCAAATCAGTAAATAAGTAAATAAGAGAGTGCAtttgaacaaaacaacaacaaaatattgatctgaatttatttttaaatagaaaaacatGTATAGTATATTGTATTGCATAATAattttaagctacatttttagcttttattttctttgtgcctatgagttttatttttttttttttttaattttattattatttgaaataaaaaatatgcgatgaattttttaaatggatagTTTTTGGTTAATGCAAGGGACTTAATTTGAAGTGTAATTTATTATGGCTTGTTTTAAATACATCTCTGCccaaacaaagaaaaagatcTAATCTGAATCTGAGGGTCAAAGTTAGCTTTCTCAACATACTTTATTCAAATCTGCTAACCCAAGTCTCTGGGGTTGAATATTctggaatagaaaaaaatctcatttaAACTGACTAAATAACAATGGTCATTGTAACGCATTAAAATTACctactgcaaataaaaattgaattgcatacaaaaaaaagcatTGTCAGAAGTGGGATTTGAACCCACGCCTACAGAGTAGACTGCGACCTGAACGCAGCGCCTTagaccactcggccatcctGACATATAAACTAGCTGTGTCGTTTTTGATTTCCGTGGTTTGGGGTGAGGGGAA includes the following:
- the LOC129915977 gene encoding glutamyl aminopeptidase-like isoform X2, with product MQILTAKNFAIFFGLAAIALAVSTIVLAVQKADIQDELNGALDKLNNQGSSTTTSSSISTLTPLPPGQTTTSTISPIGSTSSTKPPGSTAEGPTDFPWPSLTDTTPTSTSTTTQNPNFPNPNDIIYRLPDHVRPWQYKLYLHPDLQTHTFEGTVSIGLSIDKPTDVIALHSKDLNIFGISILEVMGKMRIRVKAYYTDPARQLLLIEFYEVLRVYVPYTLSISFRGSLSGLSGFYSSSYTNQNGEQIWMATSKFEPTYARQAFPCFDEPAMKAFFEVTLVHPTAGGYHALSNMNEVKQTVKGNVTEVVFADSVQMSTYLACFIVSDFHHRMKKINATVGSDFDMRVFATAAQMEKATYALNTGATIIEHYISYFNLAYPLPKLDMAAIPDFVSGAMEHWGLVTFRETALLYDENSSSSANKQRVATVIAHELAHMWFGNLVTMKWWNDLWLNEGFASYIEYKGVNSVHPDWKMLDQFLTDDLHGVMKLDATLASHPIVQTVESPNQITELFDSITYSKGASIIRMLEGFVGEDVFKEAVHNYLDRYQFSNAETDDFFSEFESFSLDFDVKLIMKTWTVQTGYPVVDVVKVNQTQYKLTQKRFFSNPEDYNQTHSDSEFNYRWTIPITYTTSANPVVQKTWFNYDDSEVIINLPSATDWIKINKDQVGYYRVNYPQEIWEQINKALFNTPAAFSISDRAHLLNDAFTLADSTQLSYKTALDLTKFLQNELEYVPWNVATSKLLSMKNLLYYTDVFNDFRKYARRLLIQVYENVGWEVDENNHLKNLLRVTILDAACSFGHVNCLQEVGARFTSWLSDPSNRPKPDLRNAIYFHGMAQAGTEETWDQMWDLFKYETDASEKAKLMQGLSAIKEPWILQRFIELAWDESNVRGQDYFTCLQNIARNPVGQSLVWDYVRENWEKLVERFGINERYLGRLIPAITGRFTTNQKLEEMEIFFAKYPEAGAGTAARKEALENVKYNINWLKANKNQIAEWLANQ
- the LOC129915977 gene encoding glutamyl aminopeptidase-like isoform X1, translating into MKFTKKLPPNGINNNRHSLSSASDIAADIMYPPIQPKIPPVRPRSSLSTDEHHRFRNEQIHRQKRSNTIFTLIGFCVFLLVLVAFLLGALVYVGRTIAATGNMSNMTFPYELSDEQKQNGNHFLLSDEKYSIDSVINQQKTKPILLFPTSKLDKNSLESNYKRMTTMPKLNANILSTSKVLNQLGYRLPKEIRPKHYNLFLNPNLQEKTFSGNITIKLEILKPISFIPVHANKLAVETLEVLALSTGEEAPRQINPSLTFQHPELEYWVTEFADPLTEGNYSLKLNFNGSLTDRIVGLYQSSYKDKATNETRWMATSKFEPTYARQAFPCFDEPAMKAFFEVTLVHPTAGGYHALSNMNEVKQTVKGNVTEVVFADSVQMSTYLACFIVSDFHHRMKKINATVGSDFDMRVFATAAQMEKATYALNTGATIIEHYISYFNLAYPLPKLDMAAIPDFVSGAMEHWGLVTFRETALLYDENSSSSANKQRVATVIAHELAHMWFGNLVTMKWWNDLWLNEGFASYIEYKGVNSVHPDWKMLDQFLTDDLHGVMKLDATLASHPIVQTVESPNQITELFDSITYSKGASIIRMLEGFVGEDVFKEAVHNYLDRYQFSNAETDDFFSEFESFSLDFDVKLIMKTWTVQTGYPVVDVVKVNQTQYKLTQKRFFSNPEDYNQTHSDSEFNYRWTIPITYTTSANPVVQKTWFNYDDSEVIINLPSATDWIKINKDQVGYYRVNYPQEIWEQINKALFNTPAAFSISDRAHLLNDAFTLADSTQLSYKTALDLTKFLQNELEYVPWNVATSKLLSMKNLLYYTDVFNDFRKYARRLLIQVYENVGWEVDENNHLKNLLRVTILDAACSFGHVNCLQEVGARFTSWLSDPSNRPKPDLRNAIYFHGMAQAGTEETWDQMWDLFKYETDASEKAKLMQGLSAIKEPWILQRFIELAWDESNVRGQDYFTCLQNIARNPVGQSLVWDYVRENWEKLVERFGINERYLGRLIPAITGRFTTNQKLEEMEIFFAKYPEAGAGTAARKEALENVKYNINWLKANKNQIAEWLANQ